The proteins below come from a single Dehalococcoidales bacterium genomic window:
- a CDS encoding serine hydrolase, producing MPQQHALWNRSAPLWGLGFMKGSDTGDLVSLRYGSLCTTVAYGHGGAFSSIGFVEPSRDLVVVIITNGFTQNIDNNHWTTV from the coding sequence GTGCCGCAACAGCATGCCCTTTGGAATAGAAGTGCCCCCCTCTGGGGCTTGGGCTTCATGAAAGGTAGTGACACCGGGGACCTTGTCAGCCTTCGATATGGGAGTCTGTGCACCACAGTTGCATATGGTCACGGTGGTGCGTTCAGTTCTATCGGATTCGTTGAACCCAGTCGTGACCTGGTGGTAGTCATTATCACCAACGGTTTCACTCAGAACATAGACAATAACCACTGGACTACTGTGTAG